GCCGGTGCCGTCCGGTCCGCTGATCAGCAGCCGGACGGGCGCGCTGCCGCGGGTCAGCTCGGCCAGCGCCGCGGTCACCTCCGGCTGCTCGACCAGCGACGTGGCGATCTCCGCCCGGCCGCCCGCGGCCGCACCGGGCGCGGCGTCGGCGGCGGGCAGGCCGCGCAGCGTCTCGGTGAGCGGGTTCACGACGCGGCGGCGCGGCGCGTACAGGCGGCGCAGGTCGGTCTGGAACTGGCCGACCGGGATCCACTCCGCCTTCGGGAACCACGGGTCGCCCGGCAGGCCCTGCACGATCGCGACGAACCGCATCGCCATGTCGAGCCAGCCGCGGCACGCGTCGGCGGCGCCCGCGACGAGGGCCCGGACGAGCCACGCGCGCGTCCGCTCCTGCCACGCGCCCGCCTTGAACCCGCGGCGCTCCGCGGTGAACCGCTGGAGCAGCTCACCGTACCGGTCCTCGCCGAGCGCGACCGCGAGTTCGGCCGGGACCTGCTCCATGCTGCCCTGCAGCAGCAGGTGCACCAGGTGGACCTCGACGGTCTCCTCGCGCGGCGCCGCCTCCATCAGGTGCTCGTAGGACGCGAGCAGGCCGGCGCAGACCCACTCCAGGTAGCCGACCGGGCCGAGCAGTTCGGGCACCGCCGCGACGATGTCGTCGCCGGCGTGCGCGTGCCAGTGCTCGCGCAGTTCCGTCTTGGGCAGGTTCATGTCGCAGACCGGCGGGTCGTCGTAGAGGCGCAGCAGCGCCTTGCGGCGCTCCTCCAGCGGCTCGATCCCCTCCAGCGCCGCCAGGCAGTCGCGGGCCAGCTCGATCGCCAGCGCCCGGTCGGGCGCCTCGATGAGCCAGTCCACCGGGGGCCGCCACCGCCCGCCCGGCGCGTCCCACCGGGTCATGCGGGTGCTGAGCGGCCCGGGGTTGACCAGGTGCCGGTGCAGCAGCCGCTCGGGGAGCTGCGACCACGAGCCCGCCTTGATCGCGCCGCCGCCCGGCAGGAACGCCAGCATGCCGAAGATCTCCGCGGTGACGAGCGACGCGGGCAGCGTCAGCAGCTTGTGCTCGTCGGTGGTCAGCTCCACGGCCCGCGGGTCGGCCGCCAGCCCGTCGATCCGCGCCGAGATCTCCTCGAACAGCCCGTCCGGGACGCGCCACGGGCCGTGCGAGTAGACGTCGAGCACCGGCTCGTCGGTGAGCAGTAGCTCCAGATGCTCTGGCAGCCGCAACGAACACTCCCCAAGAACGTCCAAAACAGGGGTACAGCTTATGTTTTCAAAGCGAGTGCTGTGGTGCCCGCGCGGCACCGGGCGCGAGGGTCGTGCAGCGCACGGGCCCGAACAGGCGCGTTCAGGGCCGGCGGAGCGACTCCACGGCGATCCGGGCGGCGGAGCCGATGACCGCGTCGGCCTCGGGGAGGACGGCGACGGGCAGCGTCGACCTGGTGAACACCGCCACCGCGTAGCGGGCCCCGTCGGGGTACTCGACCGCGCCCACCTCGTTGCGCAGGGTCGGCAGGGTGCCGGTCTTGCCGCTGACGACGACGTCGTCGTAGGGGAACCCGGACGACAGGCGGTGCGGCCAGACCTGGAGGCCGAACAGGCGGCGCATCGCCGCCGACTCGGCGGGCGGGGCGGCCTCGTCCCGCCAGATCATCGACAGCAGCCGGGTCATGTCGCGGGGCGTGCTGCGGCTCGTGCGGAGGGGGTCGAGGGCGCGCAGCCGGCCCTGGAGGCCCGGCTCGTCCAGCCGCGCCCAGACCTCGGCGACGCTGCCCGCCCCGGCGTCGGCGAGCAGGGTCTCGTGCAGGTCGCGGCCGTTGCCCTCGATGACGGTGTGGCGCAGCCCCAGCTCGGCGGCCGCCGCGTTGACCGCGTCCAGGCCGACCCGGTCCATGACGACGTCGGCGGCGGCGTTGTCGCTGACGGTGATCATCAGGCAGGTGAGGTCGCGCAGCGACATGCGGACCTCGTCCAGCAGGGCCGACACGCCGGTCGGTCCGGCGGTGCGGTCGTCCGGGCGCAGGGTGACCTGCTCGGCCGGGTCCAGCACGCCCGCGGCGGCCTGCCGGTGGAACGCGACGAGCAGCGGCACCTTGAACACCGACGCGAGCACCACCGGTTCGTCCGCGCCGACCGCGACGTCCCGTCCGGTGTCGATGTCCACGACGTGCAGGAACCCGGTCACGCCGGCGGACCGGAACGCCGCGTTGATCCGCTCCGGCGCGCTCGCTCTCCTGGCGGGCACCTCGCTCATGCCAGGAACCCGGAGGACGGGCGGGGGACGACCCGGCGGGCCGGCGCGCGGTCGAGCGGGGCCATGCCGGCCTCGTCGCGCAGGACCGCGGTCGCGACGGCGGTGAAGTCGGCGATGGCGCGCGCGTGCTCGGGATCGCGGGCCCGGCGCCAGGCGCACGACGTCCGCCAGGCGAGCGGCTCGCCCGCCAGCGGCCGCCACACCGCCCCGGCGGTGTCGTCGGTGCGCGGGACGAGGGCCACGGCCGTCCCGGCGAGGACGAGCCCGAGCGCGAACCCCGGGTGCCGCGCCTCGTGGACCGCCGCGGGCGCGTACCCGTGCCGGCGGCAGCCCGCGAGCATCTCGTCGTGGGCGCCGGGAGCCTCCTCGCGCGGCGGGACGACGACGTCGCGGGTGCCGAGGTCGGCCAGGTGCACCTCCGGGGGCGCGTCCGGCCGGGCGGCGACGTCGCCGCCGGGCAGCAGCACGCCGAGCGGCTGCGCCAGCATCGGGCCGAGCTCCAGCCCGCGGGCGTCGCACGGATGCCGCACCACCCCGGCGTCCAGCGCGCCCTCGGCGAGCGCGCGGATCTGCTGGTCGGTGCCCGTCTCGCGCAGGTCGAGCCGCAGGTCCGGGCGGCGCTCCCGGAACGCGGCGATCAGCGCGGCGACCACCCGGCCGCCGAGGTCGCTCGGCAGGCCCGCGCGAACCGTCCCGACCTCGCCCAGCCGGGCCCGCTCGGCGACGGAGTAGATGCGGTCCACGCGGGTGAGGATGTCACGCGCCTCCTCCAGCAGCAGCCCGCCGGGGGCGGTGAGCCGCACCCGCCGGCTGGACCGGTCGAACAACCGCACGCCGAGCTCCTTCTCCAGCCGCTGGATACGCTGGCTCAGCGGCGGCTGCGCCATGCCGAGGCGCTCGGCCGCGCGGCCGAAGTGCAGTTCTTCGGCGACGACGACGAAGCACCGCAGATGCCCGACCAGGTTCACGAACAGGGATAATACCAAAACGGATATTGCTCTGGACCGATATCAATCTTGGACTTTTCGGGCGGCGCCTGGTGTCCTTGTGCCCCCATCGGTCATCCGCGCTCTCGGCGGATCGCCCGGCCGGTGGGCCGGACAGGGGGAGAAGGAGTTCGACGATGCGCCGATCCCGTGTGCTCGCCGTCGCCGCGGTCGTGGCGGCGGTCGTGATCGTGGGGGCGGGGGCGGTGTGGTTCCTGCGCGACGGTGACGATCCCGGAGACGCCGCGAAGCGCTACCTCGCGGCCTGGAGCGGCGGCGACTTCGCCGCGATGAAGGCACTGACCGACGCCCCGCCCGCCGACTTCGAGACGCGCTTCAAGCAGATGCGGGACGACCTGGGGGCCGTCCGGCAGCGCTACACGGTCGCCTCCGTGGGGCGTCCCGAGGACGGCAGGGTCGGCGGGGCCTACAGCGCCGAGGTGACGCTGGCCGGCGACCGGGTGTGGAAGTACAGCGGGTCGCTTCCGATGGTCGACAAGGACGGAGACTGGCTCGTCCGCTGGTCGCCGCAGGTCATGTACCCGCAGCTCAAGGAGGGGCAGCGGCTGCGCGCCGCGCGCGCCTGGTCCGACCGCGCCCCCGTCCTCGCGGCGGACGGCAGCG
The sequence above is a segment of the Actinomadura coerulea genome. Coding sequences within it:
- a CDS encoding serine hydrolase produces the protein MSEVPARRASAPERINAAFRSAGVTGFLHVVDIDTGRDVAVGADEPVVLASVFKVPLLVAFHRQAAAGVLDPAEQVTLRPDDRTAGPTGVSALLDEVRMSLRDLTCLMITVSDNAAADVVMDRVGLDAVNAAAAELGLRHTVIEGNGRDLHETLLADAGAGSVAEVWARLDEPGLQGRLRALDPLRTSRSTPRDMTRLLSMIWRDEAAPPAESAAMRRLFGLQVWPHRLSSGFPYDDVVVSGKTGTLPTLRNEVGAVEYPDGARYAVAVFTRSTLPVAVLPEADAVIGSAARIAVESLRRP
- a CDS encoding LysR substrate-binding domain-containing protein yields the protein MNLVGHLRCFVVVAEELHFGRAAERLGMAQPPLSQRIQRLEKELGVRLFDRSSRRVRLTAPGGLLLEEARDILTRVDRIYSVAERARLGEVGTVRAGLPSDLGGRVVAALIAAFRERRPDLRLDLRETGTDQQIRALAEGALDAGVVRHPCDARGLELGPMLAQPLGVLLPGGDVAARPDAPPEVHLADLGTRDVVVPPREEAPGAHDEMLAGCRRHGYAPAAVHEARHPGFALGLVLAGTAVALVPRTDDTAGAVWRPLAGEPLAWRTSCAWRRARDPEHARAIADFTAVATAVLRDEAGMAPLDRAPARRVVPRPSSGFLA